In the genome of Ignavibacteriales bacterium, one region contains:
- the rsmG gene encoding 16S rRNA (guanine(527)-N(7))-methyltransferase RsmG, with protein MDIQEQYLKELQSFCWENGFNPDPMKVERLAFFAELVAEKNESVNLVSRKDIESIIEKHIFISSYISKFIPDKCTRFLDIGTGGGFPGIPIAIVRSDMRGVLVDSTGKKIEAVKEFIDKLKLSNVVAENERVESPEFVTRYNDYFDIIVSRATVPLIILLRYALPLLKEKGFIMAMKGGDLDDEYKKAELKYKAYIKKSTTFELFYRPNNIRNQKGKKLILLEINK; from the coding sequence ATTGATATTCAGGAACAATATCTCAAAGAACTTCAATCTTTTTGCTGGGAAAATGGTTTTAATCCCGACCCAATGAAAGTAGAAAGACTTGCATTTTTCGCTGAATTAGTAGCAGAAAAAAACGAATCAGTTAACCTGGTTTCAAGAAAAGATATAGAGTCAATAATTGAAAAACATATCTTCATTTCATCATATATCTCAAAATTTATTCCTGATAAATGCACTCGCTTTTTAGACATAGGCACAGGTGGAGGTTTTCCGGGTATTCCAATTGCAATTGTACGAAGTGATATGCGTGGTGTTCTTGTAGATTCAACCGGGAAAAAAATTGAAGCAGTCAAAGAGTTTATCGATAAACTAAAACTAAGTAATGTTGTTGCAGAAAATGAGCGTGTTGAAAGTCCTGAGTTTGTTACAAGGTATAATGATTATTTTGATATTATAGTTAGCCGGGCAACTGTTCCTTTAATAATCCTTTTGAGATATGCTCTCCCCTTATTAAAAGAAAAGGGATTTATAATGGCGATGAAGGGCGGCGATCTTGACGATGAATACAAGAAAGCCGAACTCAAGTATAAAGCTTACATAAAAAAATCTACTACGTTTGAGTTGTTCTATCGTCCGAACAATATTCGAAATCAAAAAGGGAAAAAATTAATTCTCCTTGAGATTAATAAATGA
- the murQ gene encoding N-acetylmuramic acid 6-phosphate etherase, producing MSSDSESNSLFDEIKNLSTEQRNPRSLNIDSLPVSDILKLINDEDKIVATAVEKELPYIEQAIEKIVESLKNGGRLLYFGAGTSGRLGVLDAVECPPTFGTPPGLIEGFIAGGKEAMFKAQEGAEDSEELGAKDLTNANVTEKDIVCGLAASRRTPYVIGAIKKAKQNGAVTLFVTCNPRSSFNFPEVDIAICPEVGPEIIMGSTRMKSGTAQKMVLNMLTTTAMIRLGKVFENMMIDLQLTNKKLVERAKRILMIITNASYEEAGDFLKKANGNVKSAIVMKKCSVDFEKAKEALSKSDGFVRRAIELLS from the coding sequence ATGAGTTCTGATTCAGAATCAAATTCACTTTTTGATGAAATAAAGAATCTATCGACAGAACAACGAAATCCACGATCACTTAATATTGATTCTCTTCCGGTAAGCGATATTTTAAAACTCATTAATGATGAAGATAAAATTGTTGCAACAGCTGTTGAAAAGGAACTGCCATATATTGAACAGGCAATTGAGAAAATAGTCGAGTCATTAAAAAACGGTGGAAGACTTTTATACTTTGGCGCAGGAACCAGCGGCAGATTAGGAGTTCTTGATGCAGTTGAATGTCCACCTACATTTGGAACACCTCCAGGCTTAATTGAAGGTTTTATTGCCGGCGGAAAAGAAGCAATGTTCAAGGCACAAGAAGGTGCCGAAGATTCAGAAGAACTTGGTGCTAAAGATTTAACCAATGCAAATGTTACAGAGAAAGATATTGTTTGCGGTCTTGCAGCGAGTCGAAGAACACCTTATGTGATTGGCGCAATAAAAAAAGCAAAACAAAACGGTGCAGTTACTCTGTTTGTAACTTGTAACCCAAGAAGTTCATTTAATTTTCCGGAAGTTGATATTGCAATTTGCCCTGAAGTCGGACCCGAAATCATTATGGGTTCAACAAGGATGAAAAGCGGAACCGCTCAGAAAATGGTTTTGAACATGCTTACTACAACAGCTATGATAAGGCTTGGCAAAGTGTTTGAAAATATGATGATCGATCTTCAACTGACAAATAAAAAATTAGTAGAACGGGCAAAAAGAATTTTGATGATAATAACAAATGCTTCCTATGAAGAAGCAGGCGATTTTCTTAAGAAGGCAAATGGAAATGTTAAGTCTGCAATTGTCATGAAAAAATGCAGCGTTGATTTTGAAAAGGCAAAAGAAGCACTATCAAAATCAGATGGTTTTGTACGACGAGCGATTGAATTATTAAGTTGA
- a CDS encoding phosphatase PAP2 family protein, with the protein MKIKLFILISLFWSSIIFPQDELKPKHDLSNFFKVGGDVFTSPAHFNSDDWIILGSTIGLTTAAFLIDEEIKSIALSNQNTFNDAVFEIDKYYHIESMAAGIGGLYIYGLAADNYKVRNLALRLTEATVYASLINLTTKFILGRGRPQINESATNFELFNTTWEFTSLPSGHSTLSFAYSTVLAKEYNNFFWKFGWYAAATMVGFGRIYHNVHWFSDVLLGAAIGYAVGEFVNRHHTNNPGQGIPNEDFNISFRILLK; encoded by the coding sequence ATGAAAATAAAATTATTCATTCTTATAAGCCTGTTCTGGTCATCCATTATTTTTCCGCAGGATGAACTAAAACCAAAACACGATCTCTCAAACTTCTTTAAAGTCGGCGGCGATGTTTTTACTTCTCCGGCGCATTTCAATTCAGACGATTGGATAATTCTTGGTTCAACAATAGGTTTAACAACTGCGGCATTTTTAATTGATGAAGAAATTAAATCAATAGCTCTTTCAAATCAGAATACATTTAATGACGCAGTTTTTGAAATCGATAAATACTACCATATTGAATCTATGGCTGCCGGTATAGGCGGCTTATACATTTATGGGTTAGCTGCAGATAATTATAAAGTAAGAAATCTTGCGCTTCGTCTTACCGAAGCAACGGTGTATGCAAGTCTTATAAATCTTACAACTAAGTTTATCCTTGGAAGAGGACGCCCTCAGATAAATGAAAGCGCAACTAACTTTGAGCTGTTCAACACAACCTGGGAATTTACATCGCTACCGTCGGGGCATTCAACACTTTCGTTTGCATACTCAACGGTACTTGCAAAAGAATACAATAATTTTTTCTGGAAATTCGGATGGTATGCCGCAGCGACAATGGTGGGGTTTGGCAGAATTTATCATAACGTTCACTGGTTTTCGGATGTGTTACTTGGCGCCGCTATTGGTTACGCTGTTGGTGAATTTGTTAATCGTCATCACACAAATAATCCGGGACAGGGAATTCCAAACGAGGACTTCAATATTTCATTTCGCATTCTTTTAAAATAA
- the mfd gene encoding transcription-repair coupling factor encodes MSVSEKVFSRFNKLQQVHNLIEIINNSNSDIKKIFISTLSGSSKPLLIPQLSKVNRPILILTPDIKEASELVIELTLTGLNTSAIGIFEFTGEVLQQKLTEITNQKNPVVISGYELLNCSFPSAEKIKNNTTQISIGGELQYNDIIEYLNLLNYQKEKFVEAPGDYSVRGSLIDFWSYSERSPLRLEFDGDFLESIRYFDSENQRSIEHTQNCSLAGSFSSDSTANNILDSNIFSYLDNPIVLASSFELKNFAQKTFNPFIQKEVQENNLKVVNDSEDFPEIEIDEQSQQTSTSITTMNESEIDVDSFSPNALWIIENELGTSHERINIGITDPPVINSNYEVLYRTLKEYADNNFEIFITSENELQSSRLKDLLSDYNEELSKLIDENKVHIITLPLKKGFVHKETKLLILSDYQIFNKPFRTKVSSTKKFKKSGSKSLASIKRGDYVVHEDYGIGKYAGLETIAIGESKQESMKILYNDGGVVYVNLNYLSLVKKYSSNENLQPTLSTLGTSEWVNTKHKVKKRIREAAKELIELYAKRKASKGFSFSADTIWQKELEASFFYEDTPDQEKVSTEVKEDMEAVHPMDRLVCGDVGFGKTEIAVRAAFKAAQEGKQTAVLVPTTILAEQHFNTFKDRLSQFPVKVNALSRFQTKKEQTEIVSDLEEGKVDIVIGTHRLLSKDVKFKDLGLLIIDEEHRFGVTAKEKLRSLKINVDTLTLTATPIPRTLNLSLLGARDLSIIATPPPNRQPIFTTVGTFDIFKIKEWILNELRRNGQVYFVHDRVQSIDKLSGYLSKYIPDIKIAVAHGQMKPAQLEEVIHGFLNKKFDVLLSTKIIESGIDIPNVNTIIVNRADRFGLAELHQLRGRVGRSDRQAYAYFIVPSLSGISKKSLRRLQAIEEFTDVGAGFNISMRDLEIRGAGNLLGMEQTGFVNDIGFDLFLKMINEAVEELKQKEFKEVFKELPATEERSQPNIDTFFNLGIPLEYMPDQMDRLNFYTSLYSVSNTEELEEIKEEMTDRFGVYPEIVKRLLLSAELRMYASYALFERVIIQRKNIFLILPKAEKEEFYKTKFVSLMNFIVEKYSSTIKFNQQKEVMKLVITNTFSSPEEQLQYLINLTREIGAMYTIGKITAN; translated from the coding sequence ATGTCAGTATCAGAAAAAGTTTTCTCGCGGTTCAATAAGCTTCAACAAGTTCATAATCTTATTGAAATTATCAATAACTCAAATTCAGATATAAAAAAAATTTTTATTTCTACTTTGAGCGGATCTTCTAAGCCATTATTAATTCCGCAACTTTCAAAAGTTAATCGACCAATATTAATTCTTACCCCCGATATCAAGGAAGCTTCTGAGCTTGTAATCGAATTAACATTGACCGGTCTTAATACATCAGCAATTGGAATATTTGAATTTACCGGTGAAGTACTTCAACAAAAACTAACGGAAATTACAAATCAAAAAAATCCTGTTGTAATATCAGGTTATGAACTTCTGAATTGTTCATTTCCTTCAGCAGAAAAAATTAAAAACAATACCACACAAATTTCTATTGGCGGTGAGCTACAATACAACGATATCATTGAGTATTTAAATCTTCTTAACTATCAGAAAGAAAAATTTGTTGAAGCACCAGGCGATTATTCAGTCCGGGGTTCTCTAATTGATTTCTGGTCTTACAGCGAACGCAGTCCTTTACGTCTTGAGTTTGACGGAGATTTCTTAGAGTCCATCCGGTATTTCGATTCCGAAAATCAACGTTCAATTGAGCATACTCAAAATTGTTCACTTGCCGGTTCATTTAGTTCTGATAGTACCGCAAATAATATTCTTGACAGCAACATTTTCAGCTATCTAGATAATCCGATTGTTCTTGCTTCATCTTTTGAGCTGAAAAATTTTGCGCAAAAAACTTTCAATCCATTTATTCAAAAAGAAGTTCAGGAAAACAACCTTAAAGTCGTAAATGATTCAGAAGATTTTCCTGAAATAGAGATTGATGAACAATCTCAGCAAACTTCAACTTCCATCACTACGATGAATGAATCGGAAATCGATGTTGATTCATTTAGTCCCAATGCACTCTGGATTATTGAAAATGAACTTGGAACAAGCCATGAACGTATAAACATTGGAATAACTGATCCGCCCGTTATCAATTCAAATTATGAGGTTCTTTATAGGACATTAAAAGAATATGCTGATAACAACTTTGAAATATTTATTACTTCAGAAAATGAACTTCAGTCATCACGGCTTAAAGATCTTTTGTCAGATTATAATGAAGAACTTTCTAAGCTTATCGATGAAAACAAAGTTCATATAATTACTCTACCTCTTAAAAAAGGTTTTGTCCACAAAGAAACAAAACTTTTAATACTTTCCGATTACCAGATTTTCAACAAACCATTCAGGACAAAAGTATCATCCACAAAAAAGTTTAAGAAGTCGGGATCAAAATCATTAGCTTCGATAAAGCGCGGTGATTATGTTGTTCACGAGGATTACGGAATAGGCAAGTACGCCGGACTTGAAACAATTGCAATCGGCGAATCAAAACAGGAGTCGATGAAAATACTTTACAACGATGGGGGAGTTGTATATGTAAATCTCAATTACCTTTCGCTTGTTAAAAAATATTCTTCGAACGAAAATCTTCAACCGACGCTTTCAACACTTGGTACATCTGAATGGGTTAATACCAAACATAAAGTAAAAAAGAGAATCCGTGAGGCAGCAAAAGAGCTCATAGAACTTTATGCAAAAAGAAAAGCTTCAAAAGGATTTTCATTCAGCGCAGATACAATCTGGCAGAAAGAACTTGAAGCATCGTTTTTTTATGAAGATACTCCTGACCAGGAAAAAGTTTCAACAGAAGTAAAAGAAGATATGGAAGCTGTTCATCCGATGGACAGGCTTGTTTGCGGTGATGTAGGATTTGGTAAAACAGAAATTGCAGTCCGCGCTGCGTTCAAAGCCGCACAGGAAGGGAAGCAAACGGCTGTCCTGGTTCCGACAACAATTTTAGCCGAGCAGCATTTTAATACTTTCAAAGATAGGCTTAGCCAGTTTCCGGTTAAAGTAAATGCTCTCTCAAGATTTCAAACTAAAAAAGAGCAGACTGAAATTGTTAGTGATCTTGAAGAAGGTAAAGTTGATATTGTAATCGGAACTCACAGGCTTTTATCAAAAGATGTAAAGTTCAAAGATCTTGGTCTTCTTATCATTGATGAAGAACATCGTTTTGGAGTTACTGCAAAAGAAAAACTTCGTTCATTAAAAATTAATGTTGATACGCTGACTTTAACGGCAACGCCAATCCCAAGGACATTAAATCTTTCTCTTCTTGGTGCGAGAGATTTATCTATCATTGCTACACCGCCGCCGAATCGTCAGCCCATTTTTACAACTGTAGGAACATTTGATATTTTCAAAATAAAAGAATGGATATTGAATGAACTAAGAAGGAATGGTCAAGTGTACTTTGTTCACGATCGCGTTCAATCAATTGACAAACTTTCTGGTTACCTAAGTAAATATATTCCTGACATAAAAATTGCTGTCGCCCACGGTCAAATGAAACCAGCCCAGCTTGAAGAAGTTATCCACGGATTCCTCAATAAAAAATTTGATGTACTTCTTTCAACAAAAATTATTGAAAGCGGTATTGATATTCCGAATGTTAATACAATAATTGTTAATCGAGCCGACAGGTTTGGTCTTGCTGAACTTCACCAGTTAAGAGGAAGAGTTGGTCGCTCAGACAGGCAGGCTTATGCTTATTTTATAGTTCCATCGTTATCCGGTATTTCAAAAAAATCATTAAGGCGTTTACAGGCGATTGAAGAATTTACAGATGTCGGTGCAGGTTTTAATATTTCAATGCGCGACCTTGAAATAAGAGGCGCGGGAAATTTACTTGGTATGGAACAAACAGGGTTTGTAAATGATATCGGCTTTGATCTCTTTTTAAAAATGATTAATGAAGCAGTTGAAGAGTTAAAGCAAAAAGAATTTAAAGAAGTTTTCAAAGAACTTCCGGCGACAGAAGAAAGATCACAGCCTAACATTGATACATTTTTTAATCTTGGAATTCCGCTGGAATATATGCCGGATCAAATGGACAGGCTTAACTTTTATACTTCACTTTATTCTGTATCGAACACCGAAGAACTTGAAGAGATAAAAGAAGAAATGACAGATCGCTTTGGGGTATATCCTGAAATTGTAAAACGACTACTTCTATCAGCAGAGCTAAGGATGTATGCTTCTTATGCATTGTTTGAGAGAGTTATAATTCAAAGAAAAAATATTTTTCTCATTCTTCCAAAGGCGGAAAAAGAAGAGTTCTATAAAACAAAATTTGTTTCGCTGATGAATTTCATTGTTGAAAAATATTCATCCACAATAAAATTCAATCAGCAAAAAGAAGTGATGAAATTGGTTATTACAAATACATTTTCTTCACCGGAAGAACAGCTTCAGTATTTGATTAATCTTACAAGGGAAATTGGGGCGATGTATACTATAGGAAAAATAACAGCAAATTGA
- a CDS encoding VOC family protein — translation MEFEIHPRARIGHIHLKVSNIEQSLKFYRDLLGFSVTSYYGEGAVFLSAGGYHHHIGLNTWSSKDGAPAPEGTTGLFHFAILLPDRKELARVFKRLWETNYPIEGASDHGVSEAVYLRDPDDNGIELYADRPEEEWPVDPRGNIIMTTKALDVPGLLSELEDED, via the coding sequence ATGGAATTTGAAATTCATCCTCGGGCAAGAATAGGGCATATACATCTTAAAGTTTCTAACATTGAACAGTCATTAAAATTTTATCGTGACCTGCTTGGGTTTTCTGTAACTTCATACTATGGTGAAGGGGCAGTGTTTCTTTCAGCGGGTGGTTATCATCATCACATAGGCTTGAATACGTGGTCAAGTAAAGACGGCGCACCGGCACCGGAAGGGACAACAGGACTTTTTCATTTTGCAATTTTACTTCCCGACAGAAAAGAACTCGCCAGAGTTTTTAAAAGATTGTGGGAAACAAATTATCCGATTGAAGGCGCTTCTGATCATGGAGTTTCTGAAGCGGTTTATTTAAGAGATCCCGATGATAACGGAATTGAACTTTACGCTGACCGACCCGAAGAAGAATGGCCTGTTGATCCGAGAGGTAATATAATCATGACAACAAAAGCTCTTGATGTACCGGGTTTATTATCAGAACTTGAAGATGAAGATTAA
- a CDS encoding phosphoribosylanthranilate isomerase, with product MSFTKPRVKICCISSVDEAKLAIKYGASALGLVSSMPSGPGVISDDLITEIASIIPPGVSSFLLTSKQSADQIIEQQRKTGVNTIQICDRLVDGNYSDLKNALPGISIVQVIHVTGKESVEEAISVSKDVNAILLDSGNQNLKIKELGGTGRTHDWDLSKTIPESIACPMFLAGGLNPSNVKSAIEKVQPYGVDICSGVRTNGNLDEQKLKEFFAVINNF from the coding sequence ATGAGTTTTACAAAACCAAGAGTAAAGATCTGCTGCATAAGCAGTGTTGATGAAGCTAAACTCGCAATTAAATATGGGGCATCTGCTTTAGGATTGGTATCATCAATGCCAAGCGGTCCCGGCGTAATCAGTGATGACTTGATAACTGAGATTGCTTCCATCATTCCACCAGGAGTTTCATCATTTCTTTTAACAAGCAAACAAAGCGCTGATCAAATAATCGAACAGCAAAGAAAAACAGGAGTTAACACAATTCAAATCTGCGACAGGCTAGTTGATGGAAACTATTCTGATCTGAAAAATGCTTTACCCGGTATTTCTATAGTTCAGGTTATTCATGTAACAGGTAAAGAATCTGTTGAAGAAGCAATTTCTGTTTCGAAAGATGTTAACGCAATACTTTTAGATTCGGGAAATCAAAATCTGAAAATAAAAGAGCTCGGCGGAACGGGAAGAACGCACGACTGGGATTTAAGTAAAACTATTCCCGAAAGTATTGCGTGTCCAATGTTTCTCGCCGGTGGTTTGAATCCCTCGAATGTTAAGTCAGCAATTGAAAAAGTACAGCCTTATGGAGTTGATATCTGCAGCGGCGTAAGAACAAACGGAAATCTTGATGAGCAAAAACTAAAAGAGTTTTTTGCAGTCATTAATAATTTTTAA
- a CDS encoding glycogen/starch/alpha-glucan phosphorylase — protein sequence MGLKNESLFFTDREDSNSFSLSNQFAEHLEFILVKDKITATGEDAYFALSMAVRDRLVRNWLRTQQIYKEKDVKRVYYLSLEFLMGRMLGNALINMDFYGECYNILKENDYSLEEIRESEHDMGLGNGGLGRLAACYLDSMATLGLPAFGYGIRYEFGIFSQHVENGWQVEKADYWLASGNPWDIFRRSLTFRVKFNGRIEQYQVPNGEYKFRWVDTDDVLATAYDVPVPGYRTKTVNNLRLWQARATSDFNFKDFDKGNYLAAVESKNNSEIISKVLYPNDTIVEGKFLRLKQQYFFVSATLQDIIRKYKITQKTYDKFAEKTAIQLNDTHPVIAIPELMRILIDEEDLSWDEAWDITYNTFAYTNHTVVPEALEEWSVPIFGELLPRHLQIVYEINRRFVEYVRKNYTNDEKIISEISIIREGNDKKVRMANLAIVSCHKVNGVAELHTEILKHTIFPHFYKLYPKKFVNITNGITPRRWLKTANPLLSGLITEKIGDNWVMKLSELKKLEKYVDDKEFRENWRSSKWLNKLLLISYIENEHNIKVNPDSIFDVQVKRFHEYKRQLLNVFHVITLYNRIKENPKLDMVPRTVIFGGKAAPAYYMAKLVIKLINSVAQIVNNDKDVGNKLKVIFLKDYSVSLAEKIIPASDLSEQISTAGLEASGTGNMKFALNGALTIGTMDGANIEIRQEVGDDNIFIFGLLADEVAKLKRSGYNPKSYYESNANLKKVVDMIATDFFNKNEPGIFKPIIEGLMNVDYYCLFADYQSYIDAQDKVSNLYLDHEEWTKKSILNVARIGKFSSDRSVQEYAEKIWNVKPVKINID from the coding sequence ATGGGTTTAAAAAACGAGTCCTTATTTTTTACAGATAGAGAAGATTCGAACAGCTTTTCACTATCAAACCAATTTGCCGAACACTTAGAATTTATTTTAGTAAAAGATAAAATCACCGCCACGGGTGAAGACGCGTATTTTGCATTGTCTATGGCAGTACGTGACAGGCTTGTACGCAACTGGCTTCGCACACAACAGATTTATAAAGAGAAGGATGTAAAACGTGTTTACTACCTTTCGCTTGAATTCCTTATGGGAAGAATGCTCGGCAATGCACTTATCAACATGGATTTTTACGGTGAATGTTATAACATCTTAAAAGAAAATGATTACAGCCTTGAAGAGATCCGTGAAAGCGAACACGATATGGGGCTTGGCAACGGCGGTCTGGGAAGGCTTGCCGCTTGCTACCTTGATTCAATGGCGACATTAGGATTACCGGCTTTCGGTTATGGAATAAGGTATGAGTTCGGAATTTTTTCTCAGCACGTTGAAAACGGCTGGCAGGTTGAAAAAGCCGATTACTGGCTTGCGTCAGGCAACCCATGGGATATTTTCAGAAGATCATTAACATTCAGAGTAAAGTTCAACGGAAGAATTGAGCAGTACCAGGTTCCTAATGGCGAATATAAATTCAGGTGGGTTGATACTGATGATGTTCTTGCAACCGCTTATGATGTTCCGGTTCCCGGTTACAGAACAAAAACTGTGAACAACTTAAGACTTTGGCAGGCACGCGCAACAAGTGATTTTAATTTTAAAGATTTTGATAAGGGTAATTATCTCGCCGCTGTTGAAAGCAAAAATAATTCAGAGATCATTTCTAAAGTTTTATATCCGAACGATACTATAGTTGAAGGAAAATTTTTAAGATTAAAGCAGCAATACTTTTTCGTGTCTGCAACCTTGCAGGATATAATCAGGAAATATAAGATAACGCAAAAGACGTATGATAAGTTTGCAGAGAAAACGGCAATTCAATTAAACGATACACACCCCGTAATAGCAATTCCTGAATTGATGAGAATTTTAATCGATGAGGAAGACCTAAGCTGGGATGAAGCATGGGACATTACTTATAATACTTTTGCATATACAAATCATACCGTTGTTCCCGAAGCACTTGAGGAGTGGTCTGTTCCGATTTTTGGTGAACTGCTGCCGAGGCATTTGCAGATAGTTTATGAAATCAACAGGCGTTTTGTTGAGTACGTCAGAAAAAATTATACGAATGATGAAAAAATAATTTCCGAGATTTCAATTATCCGGGAGGGTAACGATAAAAAAGTAAGGATGGCAAATCTTGCAATAGTAAGCTGTCACAAAGTGAATGGTGTTGCGGAACTGCACACGGAAATACTGAAGCATACAATCTTCCCTCACTTCTATAAACTTTATCCAAAGAAATTTGTAAACATCACAAACGGTATCACTCCGCGAAGATGGTTAAAGACAGCTAACCCGTTATTGTCAGGATTGATCACTGAAAAAATCGGTGATAACTGGGTAATGAAATTATCCGAATTAAAGAAACTTGAAAAGTATGTTGATGATAAAGAATTCCGTGAAAACTGGAGAAGCTCAAAGTGGCTGAATAAACTTCTCTTGATTTCTTACATTGAAAATGAGCACAACATAAAAGTAAATCCCGATTCAATTTTTGATGTTCAGGTAAAACGATTCCACGAGTATAAACGACAACTGCTTAATGTATTTCATGTTATTACACTTTATAACCGGATAAAAGAAAATCCTAAACTTGATATGGTTCCGCGCACTGTGATCTTTGGAGGTAAAGCCGCGCCCGCATATTATATGGCTAAACTCGTTATCAAACTAATTAACTCTGTAGCGCAAATTGTTAATAACGATAAAGATGTCGGCAATAAACTCAAGGTAATTTTTCTAAAGGATTATTCAGTTTCATTAGCGGAGAAAATAATTCCTGCTTCTGATCTTTCAGAACAAATATCAACCGCAGGACTGGAAGCTTCGGGCACTGGTAATATGAAATTCGCATTAAACGGTGCGCTTACAATCGGCACAATGGATGGCGCAAACATCGAGATAAGACAGGAAGTCGGAGATGATAATATTTTCATTTTCGGTTTACTTGCTGATGAAGTTGCCAAGCTGAAACGCAGCGGCTACAACCCAAAGAGTTACTATGAATCAAATGCAAACCTGAAAAAGGTTGTTGATATGATAGCAACAGACTTCTTTAATAAAAATGAACCGGGAATTTTCAAACCTATAATTGAAGGTTTGATGAATGTAGATTATTACTGCCTGTTTGCAGATTACCAGTCATACATTGACGCTCAGGATAAAGTAAGTAATCTATATCTTGATCACGAAGAGTGGACAAAAAAATCTATACTTAATGTAGCCCGCATCGGGAAGTTTTCAAGCGACAGATCGGTACAGGAGTACGCAGAAAAAATCTGGAATGTAAAACCAGTTAAGATAAACATTGACTAA
- a CDS encoding RidA family protein, whose amino-acid sequence MKRTNISSGAKWEDIIGYSRAVKIGNVVEVSGTTAVDGEKIIGEDDVYLQTKFIIQKISKVLEDAGASLKDVVRTRIFITDISRWEEAGKAHGEFFKEIKPAATMVEVKALIDPKLLVEIEATAILS is encoded by the coding sequence ATGAAACGAACAAACATAAGCTCAGGCGCTAAATGGGAAGACATTATCGGTTATTCACGTGCAGTTAAAATCGGGAATGTTGTAGAAGTTTCCGGAACAACTGCCGTTGACGGAGAAAAAATCATTGGCGAAGATGATGTTTATCTTCAAACAAAATTTATCATTCAAAAAATTTCGAAAGTACTTGAAGATGCCGGAGCTTCTTTAAAAGATGTTGTACGTACAAGAATTTTTATTACCGATATCAGCCGCTGGGAAGAAGCCGGAAAAGCTCACGGAGAATTTTTCAAAGAAATAAAACCCGCTGCAACAATGGTTGAAGTGAAAGCGTTAATAGATCCGAAGTTGCTTGTAGAGATTGAAGCAACAGCAATATTATCTTAA